From a single Myxocyprinus asiaticus isolate MX2 ecotype Aquarium Trade chromosome 33, UBuf_Myxa_2, whole genome shotgun sequence genomic region:
- the hps4 gene encoding Hermansky-Pudlak syndrome 4 protein isoform X1 gives MTQVKLRSPMAETAALTDSRRCLSFFLYDSSKVQEERDLTRNGICYFYPEDTPMDQQELLCGQLAGVCRCVSEMSSSPVRLLRLRKSKYAVRMKDKFIWALSCVVDIPDVSVCDFLDQLIDLFCFYNGQVRQSYQLYTEEELALQWARYLSYLQGGSTELHNIFSCLRTIDSTHIDPLLLLKAALILQACQRCPLVLAGCILYRGRVVSTQMPPGLTVKVMVYETETYSQDYRVMANGLSSSVGTPPSFTVTTQVFLKPTELHMLRCPPVDRACRSHCTQPPCRPRGKSRLLSRTLSDTPITETDSSNLDPTQCPPPSYQTMPSSARSSLSDELCFSSSPSMVYTPLHASLMNKSEYFTPESHNHSMSNGTNLGKVKEQSLTGSLIGLNSKEEACQDVDEKLESGSINSESKSKSEGLSSDQESGALTNGYQSDDSYHDNQIDRTEGKRLDTNNHVTNKNDTFQGETEEEARRMSEQVVGEEQRLKQNAKSKNDPPNGSPPHETLADASLVPTILYQHRVRGLVLALLVEPEFNTDPTAREEVYHSSLASLNGLEAHLRNTSPGTPSPSGPYTFAHYDCIQNTLTTNVCGRSAGPQDRSFVRATALLHSHFSHTDTLHEAIVRNAGSAVYGTRSTAQETYFLQQGTPVRNSGSPDAQDSAFSLPRKARQRLLKHGVNLL, from the exons ATCACCAATGGCTGAGACAGCTGCATTGACGGATTCAAGAAG ATGCCTTTCCTTCTTCCTCTATGATAGTTCAAAGGTGCAAGAGGAGAGGGACCTGACCAGAAATGGGATATGCTACTTTTATCCTGAGGAT ACGCCAATGGACCAACAGGAGCTCCTTTGCGGGCAGCTGGCCGGTGTGTGTCGGTGTGTGTCTGAAATGTCCTCATCACCCGTACGCCTGCTTCGTCTGCGCAAAAGCAAATATGCGGTTCGCATGAAGGATAAATTTATTTGG GCTTTAAGCTGTGTGGTAGATATTCCAGATGTGAGTGTATGTGACTTCCTAGATCAGCTGATTGACCTCTTCTGTTTCTATAATGGACAAGTGCGGCAGAGCTACCAG ttgtacactGAGGAGGAGTTGGCACTTCAATGGGCCAGATACCTCTCTTACCTGCAGGGCGGCTCCACTGAGCTGCACAACATCTTCAGCTGCCTGAGGACAATTGACTCCACACAT ATCGATCCACTGCTGTTGCTGAAGGCTGCCCTGATTCTACAAGCATGTCAGCGATGTCCTCTTGTGTTAGCAGGCTGCATTCTGTACAGGGGCAG GGTGGTGAGCACTCAGATGCCTCCTGGTCTGACAGTGAAGGTGATGGTATACGAGACAGAAACATACAGCCAG GATTACAGGGTGATGGCCAATGGCCTGAGCTCATCTGTGGGCACACCACCATCCTTCACAGTAACCACACAGGTGTTCCTAAAACCCACTGAACTGCACATGTTGCGCTGCCCCCCAGTGGATAGAGCATGCAG GTCTCATTGCACTCAACCTCCATGTCGTCCCAGAGGCAAGTCCCGCCTCCTGTCACGCACTTTATCCGACACCCCAATCACAGAGACTGACTCTTCCAACTTAGACCCCACCCAGTGTCCTCCACCATCCTATCAGACGATGCCATCCTCTGCACGCTCCTCCCTCTCTGATGAACTTTGTTTCAGCTCCTCTCCCTCTATGGTTTACACCCCCCTTCACGCTAGTCTTATGAACAAATCAGAGTATTTCACACCTGAGTCACACAACCACAGCATGTCTAATGGAACAAACTTGGGTAAGGTAAAAGAACAGAGTTTGACAGGAAGTCTGATAGGCCTGAACAGTAAGGAGGAAGCATGCCAGGATGTAGATGAAAAGTTGGAGTCAGGGAGTATCAACTCTGAGTCAAAATCTAAAAGTGAGGGTTTAAGTTCAGACCAGGAAAGTGGAGCACTAACCAATGGGTATCAATCAGATGACTCTTACCATGACAACCAGATTGACAGGACTGAAGGAAAGAGGCTGGACACTAACAATCATGTGACCAATAAAAATGACACATTCCAAGGAGAGACAGAGGAAGAGGCAAGACGAATGAGCGAGCAAGTAGTAGGAGAAGAACAAAGGCTGAAGCAGAATGCAAAGAGCAAAAATGACCCCCCAAATGGCTCCCCACCACATGAGACCCTAGCAGACGCCTCTCTAGTGCCGACAATACTGTACCAGCACAGAGTCAGAGGCCTGGTACTAGCCCTGCTGGTAGAGCCAGAATTCAACACCGACCCAACCGCCAGAGAGGAAGTG TATCACAGCAGCTTGGCATCTCTGAATGGGCTTGAGGCTCACTTGAGGAATACCTCGCCTGGGACCCCCAGCCCATCAGGGCCGTACACTTTTGCCCACTATGACTGCATTCAGAACACTCTCACTA ctAATGTATGTGGCCGCTCGGCTGGGCCCCAGGATCGCTCCTTTGTGAGGGCCACTGCGCTGCTCCATTCCCATTTCTCACACACGGACACTCTACATGAAGCTATTGTCAG GAATGCTGGCTCAGCAGTATACGGAACCCGTAGTACGGCCCAGGAGACGTATTTTCTCCAGCAGGGAACACCTGTCAGAAACTCTGGGAGTCCTGATGCTCAGGATAGTGCCTTCTCATTGCCCAGAAAAGCCCGTCAGCGACTCCTTAAACATGGAGTTAACCTGCTTTAA
- the hps4 gene encoding Hermansky-Pudlak syndrome 4 protein isoform X2, whose translation MAETAALTDSRRCLSFFLYDSSKVQEERDLTRNGICYFYPEDTPMDQQELLCGQLAGVCRCVSEMSSSPVRLLRLRKSKYAVRMKDKFIWALSCVVDIPDVSVCDFLDQLIDLFCFYNGQVRQSYQLYTEEELALQWARYLSYLQGGSTELHNIFSCLRTIDSTHIDPLLLLKAALILQACQRCPLVLAGCILYRGRVVSTQMPPGLTVKVMVYETETYSQDYRVMANGLSSSVGTPPSFTVTTQVFLKPTELHMLRCPPVDRACRSHCTQPPCRPRGKSRLLSRTLSDTPITETDSSNLDPTQCPPPSYQTMPSSARSSLSDELCFSSSPSMVYTPLHASLMNKSEYFTPESHNHSMSNGTNLGKVKEQSLTGSLIGLNSKEEACQDVDEKLESGSINSESKSKSEGLSSDQESGALTNGYQSDDSYHDNQIDRTEGKRLDTNNHVTNKNDTFQGETEEEARRMSEQVVGEEQRLKQNAKSKNDPPNGSPPHETLADASLVPTILYQHRVRGLVLALLVEPEFNTDPTAREEVYHSSLASLNGLEAHLRNTSPGTPSPSGPYTFAHYDCIQNTLTTNVCGRSAGPQDRSFVRATALLHSHFSHTDTLHEAIVRNAGSAVYGTRSTAQETYFLQQGTPVRNSGSPDAQDSAFSLPRKARQRLLKHGVNLL comes from the exons ATGGCTGAGACAGCTGCATTGACGGATTCAAGAAG ATGCCTTTCCTTCTTCCTCTATGATAGTTCAAAGGTGCAAGAGGAGAGGGACCTGACCAGAAATGGGATATGCTACTTTTATCCTGAGGAT ACGCCAATGGACCAACAGGAGCTCCTTTGCGGGCAGCTGGCCGGTGTGTGTCGGTGTGTGTCTGAAATGTCCTCATCACCCGTACGCCTGCTTCGTCTGCGCAAAAGCAAATATGCGGTTCGCATGAAGGATAAATTTATTTGG GCTTTAAGCTGTGTGGTAGATATTCCAGATGTGAGTGTATGTGACTTCCTAGATCAGCTGATTGACCTCTTCTGTTTCTATAATGGACAAGTGCGGCAGAGCTACCAG ttgtacactGAGGAGGAGTTGGCACTTCAATGGGCCAGATACCTCTCTTACCTGCAGGGCGGCTCCACTGAGCTGCACAACATCTTCAGCTGCCTGAGGACAATTGACTCCACACAT ATCGATCCACTGCTGTTGCTGAAGGCTGCCCTGATTCTACAAGCATGTCAGCGATGTCCTCTTGTGTTAGCAGGCTGCATTCTGTACAGGGGCAG GGTGGTGAGCACTCAGATGCCTCCTGGTCTGACAGTGAAGGTGATGGTATACGAGACAGAAACATACAGCCAG GATTACAGGGTGATGGCCAATGGCCTGAGCTCATCTGTGGGCACACCACCATCCTTCACAGTAACCACACAGGTGTTCCTAAAACCCACTGAACTGCACATGTTGCGCTGCCCCCCAGTGGATAGAGCATGCAG GTCTCATTGCACTCAACCTCCATGTCGTCCCAGAGGCAAGTCCCGCCTCCTGTCACGCACTTTATCCGACACCCCAATCACAGAGACTGACTCTTCCAACTTAGACCCCACCCAGTGTCCTCCACCATCCTATCAGACGATGCCATCCTCTGCACGCTCCTCCCTCTCTGATGAACTTTGTTTCAGCTCCTCTCCCTCTATGGTTTACACCCCCCTTCACGCTAGTCTTATGAACAAATCAGAGTATTTCACACCTGAGTCACACAACCACAGCATGTCTAATGGAACAAACTTGGGTAAGGTAAAAGAACAGAGTTTGACAGGAAGTCTGATAGGCCTGAACAGTAAGGAGGAAGCATGCCAGGATGTAGATGAAAAGTTGGAGTCAGGGAGTATCAACTCTGAGTCAAAATCTAAAAGTGAGGGTTTAAGTTCAGACCAGGAAAGTGGAGCACTAACCAATGGGTATCAATCAGATGACTCTTACCATGACAACCAGATTGACAGGACTGAAGGAAAGAGGCTGGACACTAACAATCATGTGACCAATAAAAATGACACATTCCAAGGAGAGACAGAGGAAGAGGCAAGACGAATGAGCGAGCAAGTAGTAGGAGAAGAACAAAGGCTGAAGCAGAATGCAAAGAGCAAAAATGACCCCCCAAATGGCTCCCCACCACATGAGACCCTAGCAGACGCCTCTCTAGTGCCGACAATACTGTACCAGCACAGAGTCAGAGGCCTGGTACTAGCCCTGCTGGTAGAGCCAGAATTCAACACCGACCCAACCGCCAGAGAGGAAGTG TATCACAGCAGCTTGGCATCTCTGAATGGGCTTGAGGCTCACTTGAGGAATACCTCGCCTGGGACCCCCAGCCCATCAGGGCCGTACACTTTTGCCCACTATGACTGCATTCAGAACACTCTCACTA ctAATGTATGTGGCCGCTCGGCTGGGCCCCAGGATCGCTCCTTTGTGAGGGCCACTGCGCTGCTCCATTCCCATTTCTCACACACGGACACTCTACATGAAGCTATTGTCAG GAATGCTGGCTCAGCAGTATACGGAACCCGTAGTACGGCCCAGGAGACGTATTTTCTCCAGCAGGGAACACCTGTCAGAAACTCTGGGAGTCCTGATGCTCAGGATAGTGCCTTCTCATTGCCCAGAAAAGCCCGTCAGCGACTCCTTAAACATGGAGTTAACCTGCTTTAA